The following coding sequences are from one Pigmentibacter sp. JX0631 window:
- a CDS encoding aminotransferase class V-fold PLP-dependent enzyme: protein MSKNQINGNSKVYFDCNATAPILKDACQAALWSMERVYANPSSSHIAGAEAKLILEESRLQASKLLNVKSSEIYFTSGATEAIQISVLSVLNWIKEQSKKDVSFQKKKILISKTEHKAVYNSILHWKKILDLNIEIMQINVDDKGHVNLNEIKEYLNETVFLCTMAVNNETGLITNLKEIEKIIRSSASKVFWLVDCVQALGKLSLNFNELSVDYATFSGHKVHAPKGVGFLYLRDNAPQCSLIVGGGQERGIRAGTENHPGIAAFGVILEKLNKIKDGCIDFHFKSNHELLNYRKLLLNTLMEAFPTIEINTDMENSVATTLNFSVYGFSSKELMRVFDAAGVSLSGGSACNSKSLEYSHVLEAMNLPEWRKASAIRLSFGLTTSQEEIFLGIKNIQAAGKALRNSCLNLTCKISDESENQSENSLIHGITQLEYDSSNTWLISDINTKSCVIIDPTFESIDRLISFIKCKNLELQAVLDTHSHADHLSARSILLEKLSLKDTAFDPLGWNSQTCILNFNSSTWELERFETPGHTLDSVSYFLKNKCSIDEKIECVFIGDTVLIGGLGRTDFSISDNKLFYDTLRNLDNKLHANTVLCPAHDYNQSIVTTWGTEKRNNILLKKLFDPVNLMNEIDFFTEKKLIDSQLLETDIQGKLVCGTINNSVLTDKSLPIITIDDLDENIYDIIDIRENAESILFKDWKILNFKKAPKNIPLTKIVNFFNHVINNENKNKPIALLCSTGNRSLAIAKSLRRIGIKNVWSISGGLALTRLKYENSINY, encoded by the coding sequence ATGAGCAAAAATCAAATTAATGGTAATTCAAAAGTATATTTTGATTGCAACGCAACTGCTCCAATTTTAAAAGATGCTTGCCAAGCAGCTCTTTGGTCAATGGAAAGAGTATATGCAAATCCTAGTAGTTCACATATTGCAGGAGCAGAAGCTAAATTAATATTAGAGGAATCAAGGTTACAAGCGAGTAAGTTGCTAAATGTTAAGTCATCAGAAATATATTTTACTAGTGGTGCAACAGAAGCTATTCAAATTTCTGTTCTTTCTGTATTAAATTGGATTAAAGAACAATCTAAAAAAGATGTATCTTTTCAAAAAAAGAAAATATTAATTTCAAAAACAGAACATAAAGCTGTTTATAATTCAATATTACATTGGAAAAAAATTTTAGATTTAAATATTGAAATTATGCAAATTAATGTTGATGACAAAGGACATGTAAACTTAAATGAAATTAAAGAGTATCTAAATGAAACTGTTTTTTTATGCACTATGGCGGTTAATAACGAAACAGGGTTAATTACAAATTTGAAAGAAATAGAAAAAATAATTAGGAGTTCAGCTAGTAAAGTTTTTTGGTTAGTTGATTGTGTTCAAGCTTTAGGGAAATTATCATTAAATTTTAATGAATTAAGTGTAGACTATGCCACTTTTAGTGGACATAAAGTACATGCTCCAAAAGGTGTCGGATTTTTATATTTGAGAGATAACGCGCCTCAGTGTTCATTAATAGTTGGAGGAGGACAAGAAAGAGGAATTCGTGCTGGAACCGAAAATCATCCAGGAATAGCCGCATTTGGTGTTATATTGGAAAAGCTAAATAAAATTAAAGATGGCTGTATAGATTTTCATTTTAAATCTAATCATGAATTACTAAATTATAGAAAGTTATTATTAAACACTTTAATGGAAGCTTTTCCAACTATTGAAATAAATACAGACATGGAAAATTCTGTTGCAACTACTTTGAATTTTTCAGTTTATGGATTTTCATCAAAAGAATTAATGCGGGTATTTGATGCTGCAGGAGTGAGTTTAAGTGGAGGTTCTGCATGTAATTCTAAATCCCTTGAATACAGTCATGTTTTAGAAGCAATGAATTTGCCAGAGTGGAGAAAAGCCTCAGCAATTAGACTTTCTTTTGGATTGACGACTTCTCAAGAAGAAATATTTCTAGGGATAAAAAATATTCAAGCAGCAGGAAAGGCTTTGCGTAATTCATGCTTAAACTTAACCTGTAAAATTAGTGATGAATCAGAAAATCAATCTGAAAATTCTTTAATTCATGGAATAACCCAATTAGAATATGATTCTTCAAATACATGGTTGATTTCTGATATTAATACAAAATCTTGTGTCATTATTGATCCAACTTTTGAGAGTATTGATAGATTAATTAGTTTTATAAAATGTAAGAATTTAGAGTTACAAGCTGTTTTAGATACACATTCCCATGCGGATCACCTTTCAGCAAGATCTATTCTTTTAGAAAAACTATCACTAAAAGATACTGCATTTGATCCCTTAGGATGGAATTCACAGACATGCATTCTCAATTTTAACTCAAGCACATGGGAATTAGAAAGATTTGAAACACCAGGCCATACTTTAGATAGTGTTAGCTATTTTTTAAAAAATAAATGTTCAATAGATGAAAAAATTGAATGTGTATTTATTGGGGATACTGTTCTCATAGGTGGCTTAGGCAGAACTGATTTTAGCATAAGTGATAATAAATTATTTTATGATACACTAAGAAATCTTGATAATAAGCTTCATGCAAATACTGTTCTTTGCCCAGCACATGATTATAATCAATCAATTGTTACGACATGGGGTACCGAAAAAAGAAATAATATCTTGCTAAAAAAATTATTCGATCCAGTAAATTTAATGAATGAAATTGACTTTTTCACAGAAAAAAAATTGATAGATTCTCAACTTTTAGAAACAGATATCCAAGGAAAATTAGTTTGTGGGACAATTAATAATTCTGTATTAACAGATAAAAGTTTACCAATTATAACTATTGATGACTTAGATGAAAATATTTACGATATAATTGATATAAGAGAAAATGCTGAATCTATTCTATTTAAAGATTGGAAAATTTTAAATTTTAAAAAAGCTCCAAAAAATATTCCTTTAACTAAAATTGTTAATTTTTTTAATCATGTAATTAATAATGAAAATAAAAATAAACCTATAGCTTTGCTTTGTTCTACGGGTAATCGCTCACTAGCAATTGCGAAAAGTCTAAGAAGGATTGGAATCAAAAATGTTTGGAGTATAAGTGGTGGACTTGCTTTGACACGACTTAAGTATGAAAATTCAATTAATTATTAA
- the msrB gene encoding peptide-methionine (R)-S-oxide reductase MsrB, translating to MADKTDSKYENVDKNKKIKELSPMQREVTQNNGTEAPFKNEYWNNKEEGIYVDVVTGEPLFSSLDKFDSGTGWPSFTKPIDNKFVQFKEDKSLAIETRTEVKSKFGNSHLGHVFDDGPGPTKKRYCINSAALKFIPVSNLEKEGYGQYLSLFKKLKKEK from the coding sequence ATGGCTGACAAAACAGATTCAAAATATGAAAATGTAGATAAAAATAAAAAGATAAAAGAACTTTCACCAATGCAGAGAGAAGTTACTCAAAATAATGGCACTGAAGCTCCCTTTAAGAATGAATATTGGAATAACAAAGAGGAAGGAATCTATGTTGATGTTGTTACGGGGGAACCTTTATTTAGTTCTTTAGATAAATTTGATTCTGGGACAGGCTGGCCAAGCTTCACGAAACCAATTGATAATAAATTTGTCCAATTTAAAGAAGATAAATCTTTAGCCATTGAAACACGGACTGAAGTGAAATCAAAATTTGGAAACTCTCATTTAGGACATGTATTTGATGATGGTCCAGGGCCAACGAAAAAAAGATATTGCATAAATTCAGCTGCTTTAAAATTCATTCCTGTATCTAATTTAGAAAAAGAAGGTTATGGACAATATCTTTCCTTATTTAAAAAACTAAAAAAAGAAAAGTAA
- a CDS encoding PhoPQ-activated protein PqaA family protein, with protein MKLGIKYLFILFFNILLTNQAMTKNYCPPELDALDCIKFLTAKYSLNYLKLGEEVLQNELKVIEYELVSQKYPNNEYYPSTEWKHNLKIFIPKSYSKNTTPIFYVDIDIKNKQDEEFFVNISNNTSSIVIRLTMVPNQPISFPNIANLFEDDLVAHTWKVFLDDPIENKTMPLHLPMALSIIRAFDLIQAEFSADNYNMSSFILSGASKRGWAAWLATLADERVKAIIPIVIDVYNIKNQFLKLNKVYANHWPIALYPYYKINLYKYLDAENFNSLIQIEDPLAYKNSGKQKRLEIPKYIVSSSGDDFFLPDSIYDSYIDIPGENIFRYIPNSTHFINKSIIEESIIQYANALNSNTPGKKLNFKFYEDKFGEKVKIVIELNKSIKYISLWEAINSHERDFRYSCGVQYKKRKLEIKNNAKFFSIWIKKPKLGWKASFIEITHDNNFIQTTPNIVLPKKEYPMNIINNKSKYCSSLPLH; from the coding sequence ATGAAACTAGGAATAAAATACTTATTTATACTATTCTTCAATATATTATTAACTAATCAGGCCATGACAAAAAACTATTGCCCTCCTGAATTAGATGCTTTAGATTGTATAAAATTTTTAACAGCAAAATATTCTTTAAATTATTTAAAATTAGGAGAAGAAGTACTTCAAAATGAACTTAAAGTAATCGAGTACGAATTAGTTTCACAAAAATACCCAAACAACGAATATTATCCAAGTACAGAATGGAAACATAATTTAAAAATATTTATTCCAAAATCTTATTCAAAAAATACAACACCTATTTTTTATGTAGACATAGATATTAAAAATAAACAGGATGAAGAATTTTTTGTAAATATTTCAAATAATACTTCTTCAATTGTTATAAGATTAACAATGGTTCCAAATCAACCTATAAGTTTCCCAAATATTGCAAATTTATTTGAAGATGATCTAGTCGCCCACACATGGAAAGTATTTTTAGATGATCCAATTGAAAATAAAACAATGCCCTTACATTTACCAATGGCATTGAGTATTATTCGCGCTTTTGATCTTATTCAAGCCGAGTTTTCAGCAGATAACTATAACATGAGTAGTTTTATTTTATCAGGTGCATCCAAAAGAGGTTGGGCGGCTTGGCTTGCCACACTTGCCGATGAAAGAGTAAAAGCTATTATTCCTATAGTTATTGACGTCTATAATATTAAAAATCAATTTCTAAAATTAAATAAAGTTTATGCTAACCACTGGCCTATTGCATTGTATCCTTACTATAAAATAAATTTATATAAATATCTTGATGCTGAGAACTTTAACTCTTTAATTCAAATTGAAGATCCTTTAGCATATAAAAATTCAGGTAAACAAAAAAGATTAGAAATTCCAAAGTATATCGTTAGTTCAAGTGGAGATGATTTCTTCTTGCCAGATTCAATATATGATAGTTATATTGATATCCCTGGTGAAAATATTTTTCGCTATATCCCAAACTCAACACATTTTATAAATAAGAGTATTATTGAAGAAAGTATTATTCAATATGCTAATGCACTAAATTCTAACACTCCTGGTAAAAAATTAAACTTTAAATTTTATGAAGATAAGTTTGGAGAGAAAGTCAAAATAGTAATTGAGCTTAATAAAAGCATTAAATACATATCACTTTGGGAAGCAATAAATTCTCATGAAAGAGATTTCCGTTACTCTTGTGGAGTTCAATATAAGAAAAGAAAATTAGAGATAAAAAACAATGCAAAGTTTTTTTCTATTTGGATAAAAAAACCTAAATTAGGGTGGAAAGCATCGTTCATTGAAATAACACATGACAACAATTTTATTCAAACAACTCCTAATATAGTGTTACCTAAAAAAGAATATCCTATGAATATCATAAATAACAAAAGCAAATATTGCAGTTCTCTTCCATTACATTAA
- a CDS encoding lantibiotic dehydratase: protein MYSANSFFMLRTPLFPNNYFIDYLNSNEDILEYLLKQKYYGKFKEAILASSKSLYNSLELFEKEKIKDLKKIDQLKSGILKYFSRSCTRATPYGYFAAVNMGYYSDVQNLTTDNSKYYKAVRPDMEWIYKFVKKIEEDITKTPNIKIKFSPIAYENGDRIYLSYSSNSVINTEQGEKKLNFDKDMSIKINSLMKFIFENLKNELEINKLVEKIKNNFKLNNNVNIYEYLQELINNEFIITEIKPILGKFDILSELILKLSYWPEQEENYKYLLKLKKQIDIYEKLEIGEGINELNIIIEEMQKSNYVKSPLQIDLSTSINKKISLENAFKLNLSRVSEFFISFTKLYLGFNEIRKYHEEFLIKYGFAKEVGILELLDENLGLGAPADYKFPQSSRKKITKDAESEDRIKFLYDKIFYSYQEKTECITLSGKDLKFIQDQNINTDNIPDSIEVYFQIINGEDNNNLKIYLSSIQNSYSVCASFGRFTNLFSEENISDLSSHIKNFEDKYPEIIFCELIFSPQNSRGANVVLGKSYWSYQLHLDTFQEKNNSNLYLNDIVVCANRKRLYFKSLKYQKEVVFVASNMLNFKNAPNIVRFLREVSFERFTLWNRIPLTEFSNLTFVPRIEYENIIIYPKSWNLSLVSLKQFKQEYDLEKDFLLIFCAWKKFWNVPDYINLIHADNKILLDLKKEDHVKELKKEFIRHGKLLLQENLEISFMNSYGLKNVFSYEIVSPLKSNKKTDKSIEIIRKFNSLNCTRKFIPGGEWFYSKLYFNSYREDEFISKCIVNFIQEVKKEIEIETWFFIRYQDPKKHIRLRILLKDKKYSNELLEKYNSYFDEVSKNGILNSCCIDSYEPEIERYGGPDLIHLAEKIFMYDSEIACLLIKNKKVIEKEYLLIHINSFLALEILENFSFNFDEKLNWLMLRNDKNKFIEEFRKSRKYIIDLFMKNNLHWYKDKIFSNLEELIQKRRNEIIKYSNQLFKNIELKQIYNDRNRIIVSFIHMQSNRLIGISKENEEKSNAFMLHTLNSLKFHLNKKNSL, encoded by the coding sequence ATGTATAGTGCAAATTCATTTTTTATGCTAAGAACGCCTCTTTTTCCAAATAATTACTTTATTGATTATTTAAATAGTAATGAAGATATATTGGAATATTTATTGAAGCAAAAATATTATGGGAAATTTAAAGAAGCAATTTTAGCATCAAGTAAATCACTTTATAATAGTTTAGAATTATTTGAAAAAGAAAAAATAAAAGATTTAAAAAAAATAGATCAATTAAAATCAGGTATTTTAAAATATTTTTCTCGTTCGTGCACTAGAGCAACTCCATATGGATATTTCGCTGCAGTTAATATGGGATATTACTCTGATGTACAAAACTTGACTACTGATAATTCTAAGTATTACAAAGCAGTTCGACCTGATATGGAGTGGATATATAAATTTGTAAAAAAGATAGAAGAAGATATCACTAAGACTCCAAATATAAAAATAAAATTTAGTCCAATAGCATATGAAAATGGTGATAGAATTTATCTTTCTTACTCCTCTAATAGTGTAATAAATACTGAACAAGGGGAAAAAAAATTAAATTTTGATAAAGATATGTCAATAAAAATAAATTCACTAATGAAATTTATTTTTGAAAATTTAAAGAATGAACTTGAGATTAATAAACTTGTTGAGAAGATAAAAAATAATTTTAAATTGAATAATAATGTGAATATATATGAATATCTTCAAGAATTAATTAATAATGAATTCATTATAACTGAAATTAAACCAATTTTAGGAAAATTTGATATTTTGTCTGAATTGATTTTAAAACTTTCTTATTGGCCAGAGCAAGAAGAAAATTATAAGTACTTACTGAAATTAAAAAAGCAGATTGATATATATGAAAAATTAGAAATTGGTGAAGGTATAAATGAACTAAATATTATTATTGAGGAAATGCAAAAAAGTAATTATGTTAAAAGCCCTTTACAAATAGATTTAAGTACTTCAATCAATAAAAAAATTTCACTAGAAAATGCATTTAAATTGAATTTAAGTAGAGTATCAGAATTTTTTATATCTTTTACTAAATTATATCTAGGATTTAACGAAATACGAAAGTATCATGAAGAATTTTTAATTAAATATGGTTTTGCAAAGGAAGTGGGAATTCTGGAATTACTTGATGAAAATCTGGGATTAGGAGCTCCAGCAGACTATAAATTTCCACAGAGTAGTAGAAAAAAAATAACTAAAGATGCAGAAAGTGAAGATAGAATAAAATTTTTATATGATAAAATTTTCTATTCATATCAAGAAAAAACAGAATGCATAACATTATCAGGAAAAGATTTAAAATTTATTCAAGATCAAAATATAAATACTGATAATATTCCAGATTCTATAGAAGTATATTTTCAAATAATTAATGGTGAAGATAATAACAATTTAAAAATATATCTTTCTTCAATTCAAAATTCATATAGCGTTTGTGCAAGTTTTGGTAGATTTACAAATTTATTTTCAGAGGAAAATATATCAGATCTATCTTCTCATATAAAAAATTTTGAAGATAAGTATCCTGAAATAATATTTTGCGAGCTAATATTTTCACCTCAAAATTCTAGAGGAGCTAATGTTGTTCTTGGTAAAAGTTATTGGAGTTATCAGCTTCATTTGGATACTTTTCAAGAAAAAAATAATTCCAATTTATATCTAAACGATATTGTTGTTTGTGCTAATAGAAAAAGACTATACTTCAAATCTTTGAAGTATCAAAAAGAAGTTGTTTTTGTTGCATCGAATATGCTTAATTTTAAGAATGCGCCTAATATTGTCCGCTTTCTGAGAGAAGTTAGTTTTGAAAGATTTACTCTTTGGAATCGCATACCTTTAACTGAATTTAGTAATTTAACTTTTGTGCCGAGAATAGAGTATGAAAACATAATAATTTATCCAAAATCCTGGAACCTTTCTTTAGTATCTTTAAAACAATTTAAACAAGAATATGATCTAGAAAAAGATTTTCTCTTAATTTTTTGTGCATGGAAAAAATTTTGGAATGTCCCAGATTACATCAATTTGATTCATGCTGATAATAAAATTTTATTAGATTTAAAAAAAGAAGATCACGTAAAAGAGCTAAAAAAAGAGTTTATTCGGCATGGAAAACTATTACTACAGGAAAACTTAGAAATTTCTTTTATGAATTCCTATGGGCTAAAAAATGTATTTAGTTATGAAATAGTATCTCCTTTGAAATCTAACAAAAAAACTGATAAATCAATAGAAATTATTAGAAAATTTAATTCTCTGAATTGTACTCGTAAATTTATACCTGGTGGTGAATGGTTTTATTCAAAATTGTACTTCAATAGTTATAGAGAAGATGAATTTATTTCTAAATGTATTGTTAATTTTATTCAAGAAGTTAAGAAAGAAATAGAAATTGAAACTTGGTTTTTTATTAGGTATCAAGATCCAAAAAAACATATCAGACTTCGTATTTTATTGAAAGATAAAAAATACTCTAATGAATTATTGGAAAAATATAATTCATATTTTGATGAAGTGTCTAAAAATGGTATTCTTAACTCATGTTGTATAGATTCTTACGAACCTGAAATTGAAAGATATGGAGGTCCTGATTTAATTCACCTTGCAGAAAAAATATTTATGTATGATAGCGAAATAGCTTGTTTATTAATTAAAAATAAAAAAGTAATTGAGAAAGAGTACCTTTTAATTCATATTAACAGTTTTTTAGCTTTAGAAATTTTAGAGAATTTTTCTTTTAATTTTGATGAAAAATTAAATTGGTTGATGTTAAGAAATGATAAAAATAAATTTATCGAAGAATTTAGAAAAAGTAGAAAATATATTATAGATTTATTTATGAAAAATAATTTACATTGGTATAAGGATAAAATATTTTCAAATTTAGAAGAGTTAATTCAAAAAAGAAGAAATGAAATAATTAAATACTCAAATCAATTATTTAAAAATATTGAGTTGAAACAGATTTATAATGATAGAAATAGGATTATTGTAAGTTTTATACATATGCAATCTAATAGATTAATAGGAATTAGTAAAGAAAATGAAGAAAAATCAAATGCTTTTATGTTGCATACTTTAAATTCTTTAAAATTTCATCTAAATAAGAAAAATTCTTTATAA
- a CDS encoding 2OG-Fe(II) oxygenase: MNLSGSELEGRFKEVAKSIYIGELISESFCNDLLLEIRDFQDWKQAKIAISRKNNEGISEILEVIDTNHRSANSIRLSDLNSNEIPIIVQSLKKIQTLVGEFATKEFGLTFNEFGDAELIRYNVGGLFKPHTDAHNENSHRALTVITYLNDNYTGGETYFPDQNYKCIPKTGRVLFFLSSELHASLPIIEGNKNIIVFWAFYPGSIGRKNIKSFP, encoded by the coding sequence ATGAATCTTTCAGGTTCAGAACTTGAAGGAAGATTTAAAGAAGTTGCAAAATCGATTTATATTGGTGAATTAATATCTGAGTCATTTTGCAACGATCTTCTTTTAGAGATTCGTGATTTTCAGGATTGGAAACAAGCAAAAATTGCAATTTCAAGAAAAAATAATGAAGGAATAAGTGAAATACTTGAAGTTATAGATACCAATCACCGAAGCGCGAATAGTATAAGACTTTCTGATTTAAATTCAAATGAAATACCTATAATTGTTCAGTCTTTAAAAAAAATTCAAACCTTAGTCGGGGAATTTGCTACAAAGGAATTTGGATTAACTTTCAATGAATTTGGAGATGCTGAACTCATTCGCTATAATGTAGGTGGTTTGTTTAAACCTCATACAGATGCACATAACGAGAATTCTCACAGAGCCCTGACAGTAATAACTTATCTTAATGATAATTATACTGGAGGAGAGACTTATTTTCCCGATCAAAATTATAAATGCATTCCTAAAACGGGACGTGTTTTATTTTTTCTTTCAAGTGAATTACATGCAAGTTTACCTATAATAGAAGGAAATAAAAATATTATCGTTTTTTGGGCATTTTATCCAGGCTCAATTGGGCGTAAAAATATTAAAAGCTTTCCTTAA